From Cellulosimicrobium cellulans, the proteins below share one genomic window:
- a CDS encoding peptidase C14 — protein sequence MTLETTTEPTTAAPGEAAQPPSRRNLLRVAGIASLAAGAVALGSGSAHAAPLVGAPLAAKKDDKPDAEVLVAATVAELTGWKAKKLDDGTVAQLLGHATPGDGAARLLRYDARSTAAANGGTVLAPQDAGAKGRWHTLHTGTGDFRWFGLFGPENPADDALDALVNDPSVTRVEAHTDLNFTRRHTFTRSNLELDFGNHLMTTEGIEDAGQDDPFAAVLFFRGKVTDDVRTHTLSATMPELRDDYEVADSSQFEVGQWYAVEVNALAGRWERELQRLVQITQIVDATHVRVNYKAGWSLAKGRTLTWTRVEPVEQVHVRNLAFRGRPDGDQYTGSHPIAYEYAVRCDVENVHGVATFWPLVMRRWSTFFRTAGCSLTNPASVTWGGAGYLTQQIYCNYGHVVDCHTTNARHLNDWTASSYGLVENCHGDGDDQGPFVTHGQYEHDLTYVGNSGLMTFANSGAAWGGAAKRITVTRHVCSWFVARVKVTDLTLEDVQVIRKDGLAGSGMLWVNADGVQLRGCQADDTLIISQASALSKRPNVIEGSRFAVLPDTAITQANVTNPVHLVRTTLNGLKNASFAGKGAVVLDACTLEAAEGEGTVTASGDLTVRGGVVRNVALVAAGAAEQTIRLDGGARLEGKPAGGGFLRRAKADKPVTWALDGVRSTASSGDTGHVNLDAGINKWSATGSTFAGGTLALAPSALGGDSYALHSGNVEQGVSRTAFPEDGDRVVTTGNLVV from the coding sequence ATGACCCTCGAGACCACGACCGAGCCGACGACGGCCGCGCCGGGCGAGGCCGCCCAGCCGCCCTCGCGGCGCAACCTGCTGCGCGTCGCCGGCATCGCCTCCCTCGCCGCGGGCGCCGTCGCCCTCGGCAGCGGCAGCGCGCACGCGGCGCCCCTCGTCGGCGCGCCGCTCGCGGCGAAGAAGGACGACAAGCCCGACGCCGAGGTCCTCGTCGCCGCCACCGTCGCCGAGCTCACGGGCTGGAAGGCCAAGAAGCTCGACGACGGCACCGTCGCCCAGCTCCTCGGCCACGCGACCCCCGGCGACGGCGCCGCCCGGCTCCTGCGCTATGACGCGAGGTCCACCGCCGCCGCCAACGGCGGCACCGTCCTCGCCCCGCAGGACGCGGGAGCCAAGGGCCGCTGGCACACCCTGCACACCGGCACCGGAGACTTCCGCTGGTTCGGCCTCTTCGGCCCCGAGAACCCCGCCGACGACGCGCTCGACGCCCTCGTGAACGACCCGAGCGTCACGCGCGTCGAGGCGCACACGGATCTCAACTTCACGCGGCGCCACACGTTCACGCGCTCGAACCTCGAGCTCGACTTCGGCAACCACCTCATGACCACCGAGGGCATCGAGGACGCCGGGCAGGACGACCCGTTCGCGGCCGTGCTGTTCTTCCGCGGGAAGGTCACGGACGACGTCCGGACGCACACCCTCTCGGCGACGATGCCGGAGCTGCGCGACGACTACGAGGTCGCGGACTCGTCGCAGTTCGAGGTAGGCCAGTGGTACGCGGTCGAGGTCAACGCGCTCGCCGGCCGGTGGGAGCGCGAGCTCCAGCGCCTCGTCCAGATCACGCAGATCGTCGACGCCACCCACGTGCGCGTCAACTACAAGGCGGGCTGGTCGCTCGCGAAGGGCCGGACGCTCACGTGGACGCGCGTCGAGCCCGTCGAGCAGGTGCACGTCCGCAACCTCGCGTTCCGCGGCCGGCCGGACGGCGACCAGTACACCGGCTCGCACCCGATCGCCTACGAGTACGCGGTGCGCTGCGACGTGGAGAACGTGCACGGCGTCGCGACGTTCTGGCCGCTCGTCATGCGCCGGTGGAGCACGTTCTTCCGCACGGCGGGCTGCTCGCTGACCAACCCGGCGTCGGTCACGTGGGGCGGCGCGGGCTACCTGACGCAGCAGATCTACTGCAACTACGGGCACGTGGTCGACTGCCACACGACCAACGCGCGGCACCTCAACGACTGGACCGCGTCGTCGTACGGGCTCGTGGAGAACTGCCACGGCGACGGCGACGACCAGGGCCCGTTCGTCACGCACGGCCAGTACGAGCACGACCTCACGTACGTGGGGAACTCGGGCCTCATGACGTTCGCCAACTCGGGCGCGGCCTGGGGCGGCGCGGCCAAGCGCATCACGGTGACGCGGCACGTGTGCTCGTGGTTCGTCGCGCGCGTCAAGGTCACCGACCTCACGCTCGAGGACGTGCAGGTGATCCGCAAGGACGGCCTCGCGGGCTCGGGGATGCTGTGGGTCAACGCCGACGGCGTGCAGCTGCGCGGCTGCCAGGCCGACGACACCCTGATCATCTCCCAGGCCTCGGCGCTGTCGAAGCGGCCCAACGTCATCGAGGGGTCGCGCTTCGCGGTCCTGCCGGACACCGCGATCACCCAGGCGAACGTCACGAACCCGGTGCACCTCGTGCGCACCACCCTGAACGGGCTGAAGAACGCGTCGTTCGCCGGGAAGGGCGCCGTCGTGCTCGACGCGTGCACGCTCGAGGCGGCCGAGGGCGAGGGGACCGTGACGGCGAGCGGCGACCTCACGGTGCGCGGCGGCGTCGTGCGCAACGTCGCGCTCGTCGCGGCGGGCGCCGCGGAGCAGACGATCCGGCTCGACGGCGGCGCCCGGCTCGAGGGGAAGCCCGCCGGCGGCGGCTTCCTGCGCCGGGCGAAGGCGGACAAGCCGGTCACGTGGGCGCTCGACGGCGTCCGGAGCACCGCGTCGTCGGGTGACACTGGACACGTGAACCTAGACGCCGGTATCAACAAGTGGTCCGCCACGGGCTCGACCTTCGCGGGCGGGACCCTCGCGCTCGCGCCGTCCGCGCTGGGCGGCGACTCGTACGCCCTGCACAGCGGCAACGTCGAGCAGGGCGTGTCGCGCACGGCGTTCCCCGAGGACGGCGACCGCGTCGTCACGACGGGCAACCTCGTCGTCTGA
- a CDS encoding peptidase C14, which produces MSTPRSHTRPAPPTLGQPEPAVDAPPPSRRNLLRVAGIASLAAGAVALGSGSAHAAPLAETLPTGKNDKPDTEVRVATTVAELTGWKAKKVDDGTVAQLLGHATAGDGAARLLRYDAKSTATPNGGTVLAPKDAGATGRWHTLHTGTADFRWFGLFGPDDPAGSADDALDALVDDPSITRIEARTDLNFTRRHTFTRSNLELDFGGNTVTTEGIERNAHDNPFGAVLFFQGRVTDETQQRTLAATLPDLADVFEVADADAFAVGQWWALRSDERPGGGGDERELQRLVQVTQVLDATHVRVDYKNGWELPAGRVLTWTRVEPVEQVHVRAMTFHGSGPFDGPANGELPDDREMTGSHPVAFEYAVRCDVSDVHGHRTWWPVIMRRWNTHFVTERCSVANPPTVFYGGAGYLTQQIYCLYGRVSDCTSHDARHLNDLTASAYCLVENCHGDGDDQGGNPFTTHGQYEHDLVFVGNSGLMDIANSGGQWGTAAKRITVKHHTCSWFVAGTKITDLTLEDVHVVARSTFDPQATLTINADGAQVRGCTAGFFAVGQRSSLSRRPTVVEDCAFALPAGSVLHQTPVTNPVHFVRTRITGVDGTILRGAGPVTFTDCELVGGTDDAPAAPVDLGSADVTVTGGSWQGVGVRLSGARDQRLVLDGVRAAGTTTAGALVSRGTGAGAVDVTLRGADLRAADGTAHVALRPGDRYAATGSRFTGGRLDLPDGVRVLHARNVETGVDRAGLPTAGDGVLVDANLTV; this is translated from the coding sequence TTGTCCACTCCCCGATCCCACACCCGCCCCGCGCCCCCGACCCTCGGCCAGCCCGAGCCGGCGGTCGACGCTCCGCCCCCGTCGCGGCGCAACCTGCTGCGCGTCGCCGGCATCGCCTCTCTCGCCGCGGGCGCCGTCGCCCTCGGCAGCGGCAGCGCCCACGCCGCACCCCTCGCCGAAACGCTCCCCACGGGCAAGAACGACAAGCCCGACACCGAGGTCCGCGTCGCCACCACCGTCGCCGAGCTCACCGGATGGAAGGCCAAGAAGGTCGACGACGGCACGGTCGCCCAGCTCCTCGGCCACGCCACCGCGGGCGACGGCGCCGCACGCCTCCTGCGCTACGACGCGAAGTCCACCGCCACCCCCAACGGCGGCACCGTCCTCGCCCCGAAGGACGCAGGCGCCACGGGCCGCTGGCACACCCTGCACACCGGCACCGCCGACTTCCGCTGGTTCGGCCTCTTCGGCCCCGACGACCCCGCCGGCAGCGCCGACGATGCCCTGGACGCCCTCGTCGACGACCCCAGCATCACCCGCATCGAGGCCCGCACCGACCTCAACTTCACCCGCCGCCACACGTTCACCCGCTCGAACCTCGAGCTCGACTTCGGCGGGAACACGGTCACGACGGAGGGCATCGAGCGCAACGCCCACGACAACCCGTTCGGCGCGGTCCTGTTCTTCCAGGGGCGCGTGACCGACGAGACGCAGCAGCGCACGCTCGCCGCGACGCTCCCCGACCTCGCCGACGTCTTCGAGGTCGCGGACGCGGACGCGTTCGCCGTCGGGCAGTGGTGGGCGCTGCGCTCGGACGAGCGCCCCGGCGGTGGCGGGGACGAGCGCGAGCTCCAGCGCCTCGTCCAGGTCACGCAGGTGCTCGACGCCACGCACGTGCGCGTCGACTACAAGAACGGCTGGGAGCTGCCCGCCGGGCGCGTGCTCACCTGGACGCGCGTCGAGCCCGTCGAGCAGGTGCACGTGCGCGCGATGACGTTCCACGGCTCCGGGCCCTTCGACGGCCCGGCGAACGGCGAGCTGCCCGACGACCGCGAGATGACCGGCTCCCACCCCGTCGCGTTCGAGTACGCGGTGCGCTGCGACGTCTCGGACGTCCACGGCCACCGCACGTGGTGGCCCGTGATCATGCGGCGCTGGAACACCCACTTCGTCACGGAGCGGTGCTCGGTCGCCAACCCGCCGACGGTGTTCTACGGCGGCGCCGGGTATCTCACGCAGCAGATCTACTGCCTGTACGGGCGGGTCTCCGACTGCACGAGCCACGACGCGCGGCACCTCAACGACCTCACGGCGTCGGCGTACTGCCTCGTGGAGAACTGCCACGGCGACGGCGACGACCAGGGCGGCAACCCCTTCACGACCCACGGCCAGTACGAGCACGACCTCGTGTTCGTCGGCAACAGCGGGCTCATGGACATCGCCAACTCGGGCGGCCAGTGGGGCACGGCGGCCAAGCGCATCACGGTCAAGCACCACACGTGCTCGTGGTTCGTCGCGGGCACCAAGATCACCGACCTGACGCTCGAGGACGTGCACGTCGTCGCGCGCTCGACGTTCGACCCGCAGGCCACGCTCACGATCAACGCCGACGGCGCGCAGGTGCGCGGCTGCACGGCCGGCTTCTTCGCCGTCGGGCAGCGGTCGTCGCTGTCGCGGCGTCCGACGGTCGTCGAGGACTGCGCGTTCGCGCTGCCCGCGGGGTCCGTGCTGCACCAGACGCCGGTGACGAACCCCGTGCACTTCGTCCGCACCCGCATCACGGGCGTGGACGGCACGATCCTGCGCGGCGCCGGTCCCGTGACGTTCACCGACTGCGAGCTCGTCGGCGGCACGGACGACGCCCCGGCTGCCCCGGTCGACCTCGGCTCGGCGGACGTCACCGTCACGGGCGGGTCGTGGCAGGGCGTGGGCGTGCGGCTCAGCGGCGCGCGAGACCAGCGGCTCGTGCTCGACGGCGTCCGGGCCGCGGGCACGACGACGGCCGGGGCCCTCGTCTCGCGCGGGACCGGCGCGGGGGCCGTGGACGTCACGCTCCGCGGCGCCGATCTGCGGGCCGCCGACGGCACCGCGCACGTCGCGCTGCGCCCCGGCGACCGCTACGCCGCGACCGGGTCGCGGTTCACGGGCGGTCGCCTCGACCTGCCCGACGGCGTGCGCGTCCTCCATGCCCGCAACGTCGAGACCGGCGTCGACCGCGCGGGGCTGCCGACCGCGGGCGACGGCGTGCTCGTCGACGCGAACCTCACCGTGTGA
- a CDS encoding GNAT family N-acetyltransferase, with the protein MHLRTATPDDVPSLYALWDRAFDAPLMVPVYETDDSRLDRTHVAVDPLHGGVVGSVYWTPRDLGGPDGDTLRAGGVANVATAPEARGRGLVRALLSRAVEQMEQDGTDVALLFTGTPDVYRSSGFETFDVALLRGAPRPVGDPDTAVSDPADDMLAASAPGPGTEGDAPVRVRTDRLPGVPWPAWSVALEREQLAALHDGFDVAAGGPRPLATRRTSEHWERRIPLWYSGAEVFTARAGDGNVVGYLVLEPGSGALKVRELGVDPASDHASEVVDALARTTLQRAGLHASPVVEVRLPTHALTDRFVAATLDAPVADTDTTGMLRPVRAGSDAVDQLRDTAAAGVGFHWPGDYL; encoded by the coding sequence ATGCACCTGCGCACCGCCACGCCCGACGACGTCCCCTCCCTCTACGCGCTGTGGGACCGCGCGTTCGACGCGCCGCTCATGGTGCCGGTCTACGAGACCGACGACAGCCGGCTCGACCGCACGCACGTCGCCGTCGACCCGCTCCACGGCGGGGTGGTCGGCTCGGTGTACTGGACGCCGCGTGATCTCGGCGGGCCGGACGGCGACACGCTGCGGGCAGGCGGCGTCGCCAACGTCGCGACCGCCCCCGAGGCGCGAGGCCGAGGCCTCGTCCGCGCGCTGCTCTCCCGGGCCGTCGAGCAGATGGAGCAGGACGGCACCGACGTCGCGCTGCTGTTCACCGGCACCCCCGACGTCTACCGGTCGAGCGGCTTCGAGACGTTCGACGTGGCGCTCCTGCGCGGTGCGCCGCGTCCTGTCGGCGACCCGGACACCGCGGTCTCCGATCCCGCGGACGACATGCTCGCGGCGAGCGCACCGGGGCCGGGCACGGAGGGCGACGCTCCGGTGCGGGTCCGCACCGACCGGCTGCCGGGCGTCCCGTGGCCCGCGTGGTCCGTCGCGCTCGAACGGGAGCAGCTCGCCGCACTGCACGACGGGTTCGACGTCGCGGCCGGCGGCCCGCGACCCCTCGCCACCCGACGCACCTCCGAGCACTGGGAACGCCGCATCCCGCTCTGGTACTCCGGCGCCGAGGTGTTCACCGCGCGGGCCGGCGACGGGAACGTCGTGGGCTACCTCGTCCTCGAGCCCGGGTCGGGCGCCCTGAAGGTCCGCGAGCTCGGCGTCGACCCGGCGTCCGACCATGCGAGCGAGGTCGTCGACGCGCTCGCGCGCACGACGCTCCAACGGGCAGGCCTCCACGCCTCCCCCGTCGTGGAGGTCCGCCTGCCCACGCACGCACTCACCGACCGCTTCGTCGCGGCGACGCTCGACGCACCCGTCGCCGACACCGATACGACCGGGATGCTCCGACCCGTCCGGGCAGGTTCCGACGCCGTCGACCAGCTCCGCGACACCGCCGCGGCCGGGGTGGGCTTCCACTGGCCCGGCGACTACCTCTAG
- a CDS encoding SDR family oxidoreductase gives MARIIVVGGTGHVGSRVVEKLTAHGHDAVAASRRTGVDAYTGAGLTEALAGADVVVDTTQAPSYVPDEVRDYFATSTANLVAAEKAAGVRHHVALTIVGTDRPQGIGYFHGKAEQERVVRESGVPYSLVHATQFFEFTPAIIGTAAQGDTVRVSSASIQPIAAEDVATAVARIAAREPVGDVEIAGPEVLAIGDLVRRTLAAQGDGREVVTADDAPYFGALIEERTLVAVDGAQIFGTRLADWLAAQAA, from the coding sequence ATGGCTCGCATCATCGTCGTCGGCGGCACCGGGCACGTCGGCTCGCGCGTCGTCGAGAAGCTCACCGCGCACGGGCACGACGCCGTCGCCGCATCACGCCGCACGGGCGTCGACGCGTACACCGGCGCAGGGCTGACGGAGGCGCTGGCCGGCGCCGACGTCGTCGTCGACACCACCCAGGCGCCGTCGTACGTCCCCGACGAGGTCCGGGACTACTTCGCCACGTCGACCGCGAACCTCGTCGCGGCGGAGAAGGCGGCGGGCGTCCGCCACCACGTCGCGCTCACCATCGTGGGCACCGACCGCCCGCAGGGCATCGGCTACTTCCACGGCAAGGCCGAGCAGGAGCGCGTCGTCCGCGAGTCGGGCGTGCCGTACTCGCTCGTGCACGCGACCCAGTTCTTCGAGTTCACCCCCGCGATCATCGGCACGGCGGCACAGGGGGACACCGTGCGGGTGTCGTCGGCGTCGATCCAGCCGATCGCCGCCGAGGACGTCGCGACCGCCGTCGCGCGGATCGCCGCCAGGGAGCCCGTGGGCGACGTCGAGATCGCCGGGCCGGAGGTCCTCGCGATCGGCGACCTGGTGCGTCGGACGCTCGCGGCGCAGGGCGACGGGCGCGAGGTCGTCACGGCGGACGACGCGCCGTACTTCGGGGCGCTGATCGAGGAGCGCACCCTCGTGGCCGTCGACGGCGCGCAGATCTTCGGCACGCGCCTGGCGGACTGGCTCGCCGCGCAGGCAGCCTGA
- a CDS encoding GntR family transcriptional regulator: MALKSVPDQNVADRVTVELREAIFSGDLGPGERLVERKLAERLGTSHIPVREALTRLTQEGLVERLPHRGARVAALTSRDLEEISSLRTLLEQFAVVRVQDAWDPAKEARLRKTVQQMVQAAEKGSNARVFELDRRFHEQLWEMADHRMLMTLNAQLRSRITGFLRAANAALEPEARVAHARTHELIVDAIAGGDPGAAQRVMAEHIGEAAARLASHTEGEAEPAVGA; this comes from the coding sequence ATGGCGCTCAAGAGCGTGCCGGACCAGAACGTCGCCGACCGGGTGACGGTCGAGCTGCGCGAGGCCATCTTCAGCGGCGACCTCGGGCCGGGCGAGCGGCTCGTCGAGCGCAAGCTCGCCGAGCGCCTCGGCACGAGCCACATCCCCGTCCGCGAGGCGCTCACGCGGCTCACGCAGGAGGGCCTCGTCGAGCGGCTCCCGCACCGCGGCGCGCGCGTCGCCGCCCTCACGAGCCGGGACCTCGAGGAGATCTCGAGCCTGCGCACGCTGCTGGAGCAGTTCGCCGTCGTGCGGGTCCAGGACGCCTGGGACCCGGCGAAGGAGGCGAGGCTGCGCAAGACGGTCCAGCAGATGGTCCAGGCGGCGGAGAAGGGCAGCAACGCGCGCGTCTTCGAGCTCGACCGGCGCTTCCACGAGCAGCTCTGGGAGATGGCCGACCACCGCATGCTCATGACGCTCAACGCGCAGCTCCGCAGCCGCATCACGGGGTTCCTGCGCGCCGCGAACGCCGCGCTCGAGCCCGAGGCGCGCGTCGCGCACGCCCGCACCCACGAGCTCATCGTCGACGCCATCGCGGGCGGCGACCCGGGGGCGGCGCAGCGCGTCATGGCCGAGCACATCGGCGAGGCCGCCGCCCGCCTCGCGAGCCACACCGAGGGCGAGGCGGAGCCCGCCGTCGGGGCCTGA